AGCTGCACCAGGGACCGCCATCCAACTCAACCGCACCGAACTCATCCTTGGCTAACTCGTAGCCCCAGTTTTTGAAGGCGCCTTCGGTGAATTTCATGATATTGCCCTTGTGCACCAGGGTCACCGAGTCGCGATCGTTATCGATGGCGTATTGGATCGCCTTGCGCACCAGGCGCCTGGTGCCGTCGCTGGAGACGGGTTTTACCCCGATACCGGACGTGGCCGGAAAGCGGATTTTACTGACGCCCATGCTCTCCTGCAGAAAATCGATGACCTGCTTTGCCTCATCGCTGCCGGACTCCCACTCTATACCGGCATAGATGTCTTCCGAGTTCTCGCGAAAAATCACCATGTTGGTCTTTTCGGGCTCTTTCAGCGGGCTGGGAGTGCCATCGAAATAGCGTACCGGCCTCAGGCATACGTAGAGATCGAGCTGCTGGCGCAGTGCCACATTGAGGGATCGGATACCACCACCCACCGGTGTGGTCAAAGGACCCTTGATGGAGACGACAAAATCCTTCACCGCATCCAGGGTCTCCTGAGGCAACCAGGTATCGCTGTCGTAGACATGGGTCGCTTTCTCACCGGCATAGACCTCCATCCAGGCGATTTTCCTGTTACCGCCGTAGGCCTTCTCCACTGCGGCATCGATCACTTTTTTCATCACCGGAGTGATATCCACGCCTATGCCGTCACCCTCTATATAGGGAATGATGGGGTTGTCGGGTACATTCAGCACCCCATTCGGGCCAACGGTAATCTTTTCCCCAGCAGAAGGGATCTCAATCTTGTCATATGCCATGGATATTTCCTGTGTCTAGAAAAAACAGTCCAGTTATCGTAAAGCCGAAAACCAGGTCACTCGATTGTATGCTCAGGGCCGGTTAACACTGATCCGATCCGCCCTGGTAAAAGTTGCAATTGTAGCTGTGTTTCGGTGAATGTTTACAGACCTATCGCCTTTAACACAGATAATTCGGCTCAAGAAGTCATGATAATGCACGCTATAACGGGTTAATAAATACCTAATTCTGTAGAATATTTATGGTATTGACCATTCCGATTGAGTCCCCTCACATTGTTACAGGGAGGTTTGATGTCTGATTCCAACCGTAAAACAGCGGGTAAACTGCTCCGATCACTATTGGTGGAATGGGAAAAAGCCATAATCGGCAAACCGGACACCCTACGTCTGGTGATGATCAGCCTGCTATGCCGTGGACACCTGTTGCTGGAGGATCTGCCCGGACTGGGTAAAACCACCCTGGCCAAGGCCCTGGCAAAGAGTCTGGACCTGACCTTCAAGCGGATTCAATGCACCCCGGATCTGCTGCCGGCGGATATCACCGGTATCACTATTTTCGATCAGAAGGCGCAGGGATTCCGCTTCCTGCCCGGACCGGTGTTCACCAATATCCTGTTGGCGGATGAGATCAATCGCACCTCGCCACGCACACAATCCGCCCTGCTCGAGGCGATGGCGGAGAGGACGGTCACCGTGGACCGCAAGACCCGTAAACTGCCCGCCACTTTCATGGTCATCGCGACCCAGAATCCGATCGAATTCAGTGGCACTTTTCCCCTGCCTGAGGCACAACTGGATCGTTTTTTCATGCGCGTCTCCCTGGGCTATCCCAAACTGCAGGACGAGACCCGCATCATGCAGATGAACCGAGGCGAGGATCCTCTCGACCGGATCGAAGCAAAGATCGACGATGAGACACTGCAAAAACTGCAGCATGCAGTGACCAAGGTCCAGATCGATCAGAAGATCGTCGATTATATTGCTGCACTGATCCACGCCACCCGGAGACATAAAAAGATCCGTCTCGGCGTCAGTCCTCGCGGCTCCATTTCCCTGATGAAGGCGGCGCAGGCGAGTGCATTGCTGAATGATGAAAGCTTTGTCACACCACTGCGGGTTCAGGAACTGGTGGCGCCTGTACTGGCCCATCGCATGTTGTTGAGAAGCAATAACGATAATGATAGGAATCTCCTGCAAGAGATCATCGATGCCACACCGGTTCCCGCCATGCCGGAGATTAAGGGTGACAACCATACAACGGAGACTGTTCTCGAACTCGCGGAGTAATTGGGGATGAAGGAGCAGGCTCTGCTGTCCAACAGGCTGTCGCCTGAAATCACTGCCTGGCTGCAACGTTGGTTCAACCTGCATGTTGTAATCTGGCTGCTCTCCCTGGCCTGTTTTTTTGCCGCCTGGAACCGGGGACTGGCACTGCTGTACGGTCTCTCTTCACTCTGCTTGTCCCTGTTGCTGATCTCGCATTTGCTGCCCAGGCTGCAAATGCGTGGCGTCCAGGTAACGCGCGCCCTGATTGGTGAACTGACCGCGGGCAGCGAAGGCGAGTTGGCCTACCTGGTCACGACAAAGGGTCGACGTTATCACCTTCAGTTGAGCGACGACCTTCCTTTTAGTGAAACCGAACAGAACCTTTTCATTTCCCGCTGCGATACATCGATTCGCAAGCAGGCAACGATCTACTGCGAACGTCGCGGCAAGTTTCAACTGCGACAGCTCACACTCTCCTCCTCCTACCCATTCGGTGTGGTAAGACACAGTCGGCATCTGACAACCGATAGGCTTGATGTCCTGGTGCTGCCCCGGGTATACAACCTGCAGCGCATCCCTCTCCCTGTTATCGCGGATGCCAACAGCGACGGCGATCTGCGGATACCTCAACAGGGTGGCCAGGACGAGTTTGCGGCGGTGCGCGAATACACCCAGGGCGACACGCTTCGCCACATCCACTGGCGTGCCTCGGCCCGACAACAGCAACTGGTCGTCAAAGAGTATGAACGCAGTGACCGGCCGGTACTCCTGGTGACACTGGACAGCAGGCCGGTCTTTAATCAGGGTGAGGGTTCGAGATCCACCTTTGAATATGCGATATCGATCGCCGCATCGATGATTCGTTTTGCCAGCCGCGAGGGTATGCAGAGTATCCTGGTGTTTGAAAACGGCGACTGGCACGACTATGTCGTCCCGGCCTATAGCGCTGACCTCTACGATCTCTATGCCTTACTGGCAACCCTCGAAAGCAACGGCACCCAAAGCTGCAGCGATTTGATCGAGCAGGCCGTTATCAGGTTCCCTCAGGCCAACCTGATTGCCGGATTTCGTCTCCAGGATGACAACCTGCTACCGATGCTCACGCCCTATCTGACCCATATCGATATCGAGATGGATGCAGAGAGTTTTCTGTTTCCCATGCGGAACAGCCCAACCACCGATCACCATCGGGAGGGCAACCGCTTGATCTATCCTGTGAATGCCCTGTCCCCGTTACAGGAGCTTTTCCAGTGAAGCTCGAATCGGTCAAGGTCGTCTATTGGTACAGCCTGGTATCCGCAGTCGCAGCGGGAGCGGTCCTGTTTGCCTACCTGGGTGTAATGCCCGCACTTCTCGGTGCGATTATGACAGTCGCCGTCACCCATTTCATACTGGTGCTGGTGGGCCGTAGCGATGAGCAGTCCAATCCCTATCTGAAGATCTCGGAACAGATCGCCGCCATGGGCATTATTCTCTTCCTGCCCCTGATGATCGTCTATGGCCCCCTCCCGGCGCTTTTGGTCTTCATAGGATTCGCCCATCTTGCACTGCTGTTTCAGACCCATGACTATCGCCGACTCTATATGGGGCTGGCGGTGGGTTTCACTGCGCTGATCGCCGGTGCGGTCGAATCGAAATCGGGCCATTATCTACTTTTTTTTCTCGCCTATTCAGTGACCATCAGCATCACCCTGGGCTATGCCTATATTGAACCGCTGAGTCGCAACCGTTCCCAATGGAATCCGCTCGACCAGTTGCGCGCCGCTTTTCTGCTGATTGGCCTGGCCCTGATTATCTATCTGATCGTGCCCCGGTTTCCGGCGGGTAACCTGGGCGCCATTCCCGGATCCGACCACTTCTATGAAAATTCCGAGTGGGAACAGGAAGCGGAGCAGACAGATGGGAAAAGAGACGGTAATAATCCTGCTGACTCGATGCTCCAGGAATTGGCAGAGAGGTTTGGTACAGAGAGTTCACACAGAAATTCCGACCGTTCATCCGACAGTGATTCCTCATCGTCACCCTTCCGTTATCGCGGTTTCGACTACGAAATGGAGATCGATAATCCCGATGATCAGGGCGACCGCTTCAGCAATGACATCGTGGCGCATGTCCGGGCGGATCGCCCCCTCTACCTGCGTGCGCGTATCTTTGACCGTTTCGATGGCCTGCGCTGGTACAGTTCCGCACAGCGCTTAAGCAAACTTCAACTCTCCCGTGGGGAGATCGAATTACAACCTGCATCGGATAGGACGTCACAAAACGTGACTGAAAACTATGAGGTCTTTATCGAGCGGGACCTGGGTGACTATATCCCGGCGGCCGCAGTACCCGTCAAGGTCAACTTCCCCGCAACAGTCATCGCCCTGGATGCATTCGGTCAGCTCCACTCCCCAGGGGCGTTGCAGAGCGGTACGGCCTATTCCGTTACATCACTGCGTACGGTCCACAAAGGCCGCACTTTCGCCGAAACCGATTACGTTGAACTGCCCAATTTCAGGCAGTTGCCGGAGGACATCGATCCCCGCATTTCCCAGTTGGCCAACCAGGTCGCTGAACCATACGACAGCCAGTTTGCAAAGGCCATAGCCCTGGAACAGCATCTGCGTAAAAACTATGCCTACGACTTCGATTCGATATTCAAATCACAACAACACACCCCTTTAAGTCAGTTCCTGTTTGAAACCAAGAAAGGGCATTGCGAATACTTTGCCAGCGCCCTGGCCATCATGTTGCGCACCCAGGGCATACCCTCACGCCTGGTCACCGGCTTCTCCGCAACGAATCAAAACCCGATGACCGGTTATTACGACATCTATGCCTTGGATGGTCATGCCTGGGTGGAAGCCTATGTTGATAATGTGGGTTGGTTGGAATTGGAACCCACTGCCTACTACGACGGCCCTTCGGTTGAGAATGAAACCCTCTCCGCTGAACAGATCAACGACTATGTGGAGCGTCAGTTAAGGCTGCAGGAAGCGATGGGCGAGACCGATTACACCCTTGAAACGGTGCTGAGTGCAAGCTGGCAGGCAGCCTATCTTCTGGTTACCTGGGTGGGCGCTTACCTGAAACTCTTCTTTATCAATACCTGGCCCTTGCTTAGTGGGTTCGGTGCAATCCTGTTGTGCCTGTGGATAGCATGGCCATACATCCATCCCAGATGGCGGGCATTCCAAATCAAACACAGGCTCAGTGCGGTTCAGGCGGCCACACCTGATGAGGTTATCACCCATCACCTGCAGGCGATTGATGACCTGTTGCACAATGCCGGATATCGCAGGCCTGCGGGATTGACCATAGAGAAAATGCTCGACAGACTGGCCGCACTGGATATCCCTATGCACGCAAAAAATATCTCGCGCGAGTTCAATCATATCCACTATTCGGATAAGCCGGTCAAAGTGACTCTATCTCACTATCGCAGTATTTTTGAAACGCTTTACTCGCTTGGTCATACGGAACTGAAACAGCGTGTTCACAATTTACAATAACCACTACTTAAGAGTACCGTTGATAGGGCCTGTTAACACTAATCCAATTGATCCTAAGTTGAATCCTGCAGTAATTCACAAAATTTCGCTGCAGGGACAGGTCTGGAAAAGAAGTAGCCCTGATAATAGTCACATCCCAGATGCCGCAGTTTGGCCAGCTGCAATGCAGTCTCAACCCCCTCTGCCGTCACATGCATATTCAAATTGCGCGCCATCGCGTGAATGGTCGATACAATCTCCTCACTCTCCTCCTCGTTCTGCATTTTATTGATGAAGCTGCGATCGATCTTCAACTTGTCAATGGGAAAGCGGGTCAAATAGGCCAGGGATGAATAGCCGGTACCGAAATCATCGATTGCCATCGTCACTCCCATTTCACTGAGCTGTCCGATTTTCTTAATCGATTGTTCCGTATCATGCATCAACACGGTCTCGGTGAGTTCAAGTTCCAGCCTCTCACCCGAAATGTTGAATTTACTCAGATTGTCAGCGATTTCTCTGATCAATCCAACATTGCGGAACTGATGGGGCGAGAGGTTCACTGCCACCTTGAAGGGGAGCGTATCCGGCACTAGCCAGGATAGAAGGTCTTCACAAACCTGGCGCAGTATGACTGACGCAATCTGATCGATCTGTCCCGATTCCTCCGCAATCGGAATAAATTTTACGGGCATGATTAGTTCACCACCGTTCCTGTTCCACCTGGCCAATGCCTCCGCACCCACTATTTTTCCATCACTGACACGGACAATGGGTTGATAATAGGGAATGATCTCATTGGATTGCAGCGCGTTGTGCAATTCGGATTCCATGCGCAACCGCAGCCTGGCTTTCTGAGTCAGTTTGGGCGTATAGAACTTAAAGCTGTTTCGTCCGGACTCCTTTGCCAGATACATCGCGGCATCGGCATTCTTGATCAGGTCTGTGGCTGTCTTACCATTTTGCGGATAGATACTGATGCCGACGCTGCCACCCACGGAGAAATCGTGACCCTCAATGTGAACAGGCTCCTTAATCTCGTCCAAAACCGACTGCGCAATATCGGCAATTACCGCCTCCGTCACTACATCCTCGATGAGAATGACAAACTCATCGCCACCGATGCGTGCAATGGTATCCCCTCCGCGCAGCCTCTTTGTAAAACGTTCCGCGAGCAGTCGCAGCAACTTATCCCCGGCAGGATGCCCGAGGCTGTCATTCACGACCTTGAAATTATCCAGATCGAGAAATAGCAGCGCGACCTCACTGCCATTGCGACGCGCCCGTTGCAACGCATGATCTATCCTGGAAAAGAGCAGGATCCGGTTCGGCAGTCCCGTCAGCGGGTCATAGTGCGCCAAGTGTTCGAGTTGCTGCTCCGATTGCTTCAAGGCGGAGATATCCGAGAACACCGCAACATAGTGTGTCGTCACACCGTCGTCATCCTGGATGGCACTGATATTCAGCCACTCCGGATAGACCTCTCCGCTCTTGCGGCGATTCCAGATCTCTCCCTGCCAGTTTCCCGAAGTAGTCAGCTGGTCCCACATCTTGCGATAAAAACTTTCATCATGCCTGCCGGACTTCAGCACACTCGGATTGTGCCCCAGTACCTCGTTTTCCTGATAGCCGGTTATTTCACAGAAGGCGCGATTGACTGCGATTATATGAGGACCGGTGTCGGTTATCGTCACAGCCTCCTGGGTGCTTTCGAACACGGCGGCGGCCTGTTTCAGTTTTTCATCAATGCGTTTTTTCTCTATCAGTCTCCATAGATCGCTTACCAGCATGGTAACTTGCTGCACATCAAGATCGCTGTAAGGCTCTATCTTGTTGCCGACGCCGATCACCAATCTCACTTTGTCGTCATCGATGACCGGTACGGAGAGATGGCGCAGCAGATGAATATGCCCCTCAGGATAACCCTTACGGTTGTCCATAGCTTGATAATCATTGTGAATTTGCGGCTTACGCTTACGTACGCAATCCGCCCAGACGCCGGCCTTACTCAATGGGTAGTGAGAATCAAACGCGGCGTTGCAATGCAACAGTGTCTGTTTCGACCAGGTCACCAGTTCAATCGTCTCCTGGTCATCATTGACGAAATGGAGATAGCCCATACTGCTTTGCGTCAGCTGGGACGCCTGCTCCAAAGCAGTCTGGATAATCTCTTTTTCACTCACGCTCGGCGCCCGTTTGGTAAGTTCGAGCGAGGCCTCGAGTCGTCGCTGAATCAAGGCACTGGCGGCTTCCGCCTGCTTGCGGCGATTGATATCGATATGCACGCCGAGAATGCGGACAACAGTATTCTCGCTATCCGTCACGGCAGAGCCTCTTGCCATCATCCATATATAGGCGCCATTCTTGTGCCTTAGCCGGAACTCCTCCCTCCAGATGGGTTCAGGTGAAGCCAGATATTGTTCAAGATGCTCCATAACCCGCGACTGATCGTCGGGATGCAGTCGATCCTTCCAGGTGTCTAACTGGTTCTCCAATTCATGATCCTGGTATCCCAGCTGCATTTTCCAGCGGGGGGACAGATAGAGTCTGTTGTGCTCAAGATCCCAATCCCAAACCCCATCCAGGCTCGATTCCGTCAAGAGCCTGTAACGCTCCTCGCTGGCCTTCAGGGCAGATTCGGCTTCAACCTCATTGGTCACATCTTCATAAACCGCGGTGACATAGCCACAGGGCAGTCTGTAGACATGATTCAAGCGCCAGCCACGAATGCGCTCGTCGTGATACTCGGTGGGACCGAAGGACTCACTGACGCCACTCTTCATGACCCGCCGCATGACATCCAGTAGGCCGAACTCCTCCACCCCCGGAAACACCTCAGTCAAACAACGACCGAGGAGCTCTTCGCGTTTCACCCTATCCGTTTTTTCTACCGCGGGATTGATGTCAACAAAGATGAAGTCCCTGCCATCCTCGATGGGTTGGTAGACCGCCACACCGAAATCGAGCTGTTGAAACAACTCATGGGGATACTCATCGCACTGATAATGCCGTAGCTCATGAGACTGATCGGCATGCTTGTTTCGAGTCACATTGCTGGTCCTGGCAAGGATTTTATTTCTTATGGTGTAAGAACAGCTGATCTTCCCGCCCTATTTGATAACTATGAGAGCCTGCTCTTTGCACACGCCTGCTCGATGACATCGGCATGATATATCAACAGTGTAAACCATAACTGCAGCATTATTAGGTTAGGACCTGTTAACAGTAATGCCAGGTACCCCTTTGGAATGTGCTGTAATTGAACACACAGCTGAAGTTATACTTGCCCTTACGATTGCCTGAACAACTGTTTTGGCGACAGATAGTATGGGGGAATTCAACATGCATGGTTGTACATTTCGCTCTCTTGGTCTGGTCTTGATCGCTGCGGCAATCGGCGGATGCGAGAAGCCCCCACCACCCGATATCAAGAACGTGATACGCCCGGTAAAGAGTTTTGTCGTTGAGCAGGCAGGCTCTTCCGATGTGCGATCATTTCCGGCACGGATCGATGCCGGTAGAAAGGCGGAACTGGCTTTCAGGGTTGCCGGCAAGGTCACACAACTCTCAGTTAAAGAGGGTGACCGTGTGGAAGCGGGCCAGTTGATCGCTTCCCTCGATATCACCGACTACAGGATCGTCTACAACAACCGCAAGGCGAATTTCGATAAGGCGAAAAAAGACTACGCCCGCGCCAAGGAGCTGGTTACAAAGGGGCACATTTCAAAGATGGACTATGACCGCCTCGAAGCCGATTTCAAAAGTGCGCAATCGGCTTTGGAATCGGCCCAGCAGGAGCTCAATTACACCAAACTGACCGCCCCATTCAACGGAGTTATCGCCAGGCGCCATATCGAAAACTTTGAAGAGGTGCAGGCCAAGCAGGTGGTGCTGGACCTGCAGGATATCACACTACTCGAAGTGAAATTCGATGTCCCGGAAAGTCAGCTTCGCGAACTGCAACCGGACAGGGAGTCACCGCAGGCGAAGCGTAATCAGATCCCTGTCAGTGTCAGCTTTCCCGATCTGCCGGGCAAAAGCTATCCCCTCACCTTTCGTGAAGTCAGCACCAAGGCCGACGCCAAAACCCAGACCTTCCAGGTGACCTATACCATGGCGCGGGCCGACGACGTCACCATACTGCCAGGCATGACCGCCAACGCGACTGTCGACCTGAGCGGATTCCTCAACAAGAGCCAACGGCATCTGGTACCGGCCACTGCGATAGCGGGCGATAGCAACCTCGACCCCAAGGCCTGGGTCATCGACGAGCAGAACATGACCGTCAAATCCCGCAAGGTGACGATCGGCCGCCTGTTGGGAAGCCGCATTGAGGTCCTCGAGGGCCTCAAGGCGGGTGAACGAATCGTCAGTGCCGGCACCCCCTTTCTGCTTGAGGATATGAAAGTCAGGCTCCTGCCCGACCGGGAGCAGGCGGAACCCCGTACACGGCGCCAGAACAGTCAGTGATAACTGATCAGGGCACAAGAACAATAAGGGACATGGGATGAATATCGGCGAATACTCCGTTCGTACACCTGTTATTTCATGGCTGTTGGTCATCATCATGCTTGGCGGTGGGCTGTGGGCATTCGAGCGAATCGGCAAACTGGAAGACCCAGCCTTCACCATCAAGATGGCGAAGATCATCACTTACTATCCCGGGGCTTCTGCCAAACAGGTTCAGGATGAAGTGACCTACCATGTTGAGGATGCCATTCAGCGCATGGAACAGGTCAAGCAGATAAAGATGTCGATCTCCAGGCCTGGGGTTTCCGATATTCAGATTGAATTCAAGGACAAGTACCGAGCAGAGGATTTCCCCAACATATTTGACGAATTGCGGCGCAAGGTCGCAGACATGAAGGGCCGACTGCCGCCAGGGGCCCAGAACCCAATCGTCATCGACGATTTTGGCGATGTCTTCGGTGTCTACCTGGCACTGACGGGAGAAGGCTACAGCTGGCGTGACCTGTGGGATTTTGCTGATGCCTTCAAGCGCCAGCTGGTACTGGTACCCGGCATCCGTAAAATCAGCATCGGCGGTGCACAAAAAGAAGTTGTCTACGTGGACGTCTCGCGTGCACAAATGGGTGAACTGGGGATTTCACCGAGCCAGATATCGCAGATCCTCGAATCACAAAATGTGGTCGTCACCGCAGGCAATGCCAGTGTCGGTAACGAGTATCTGCGTATCGAACCAACCGGTGAATTCGATTCGGTGAAGGCGATCGGGGATGTAATGATCGGATCCGAGGACAAGAAGCTGGTCTATCTCAAGGATATTGCCGAAATAACCCGGGCCTACGAAGAGATCCCCAGCCAGATGTACTACGTCAACGGCAAGCCGGCATTGACCCTGGGCATCTCCATGCAGGCGGGCGAGAATGTGGTTGCGGTGGGAGAGAGACTGCGCCAACGCGTGATGGAACTCATACCCACCATGCCTATCGGAATACAGCTGGTCGAGATCTACAACCAACCCGCTGAGGTGGATAAGTCGGTGGGCGGCTTTCTTGTCAGTGTCGGCCAGGCAGTTGCCATCGTGATCCTTGTACTGCTGCTGTTTATGGGATTGCGCGTGGGCCTGATCATCGGCTCTGTGCTGCTGATTACAGTGGCCGGCACACTCTTCATCATGTATCTGGATGGGATAGAACTGCAGCGCATCTCACTGGGCGCGCTGGTGATAGCCCTTGGCATGCTGGTGGACAACGCCATCGTGGTGGCCGAGGGGATGCTGGTCCGTATCCAGGCCGGCATGCAGGCGACGGATGCGGCGCGGGAGACCGTCGGTAAGACCATCTGGGCCCTGCTCGGAGGAACCATCATCGGCATCCTTGCCTTCTCAGCCATCGGCCTGTCGCCGGACAGTACGGGTGAGTTCGCGAATTCCCTGTTCTGGGTGATACTCTACTCACTGCTGCTCTCCTGGGTTACCGCCATCACCACCACGCCCCTGCTCTGCGCACTCCTGCTTAAACCGGGACAACCCGGCGGCGAGCATGCAACAGATCCCTACAGCGGCCCGATCTTCACAATCTTCAGGGGGATTGTAGACCGGGCCATCCGTTTGCGTTGGATCACTGTCGGCATGGTGATTGCACTCTTTTTCCTCGCTGTATTCGGTTTCGGCAGCGTCAAGCAGGCCTTTTTTCCAGAATCCAACACCCCGCTCTTTTTTGTAGATATCTGGGAAATCGAAGGGACGGATATCAGAAAGACCAGGGAGGACACGCTCCGTGTGGAAGCGTTCATCCGTGAGCAGGAAGGGGTGGTACAGACAACCGCGGCAATCGGTGGCCCCCATCAACGCTACACCCTGGTCTATGATCCACGGGAGATATCGCCGGCCTACGCCCAGATAATCGTCAAAACAGATACCCTGGAGCAGATTCCTGAAATCTGGAAAAAAGTCGAACGCTATATGCGGGAACAGCTCCCCTGGACCGATCCGATCATCAAATCGATGCGTATCGGACCCGGCAGGGACAGCAAGATCGAAGTGCGCTTCCATGGCCCAGATCCGGCAGTATTGCGTGGACTGTCACAGCAGGCTCAGGGCATCATGCACGACGACCCCAGATCGAAGGATGTACGGGATGACTGGCGGCAGCCGGTCAAGCTGATACGCCCGATCTTCAACGAACAGGTGGGCAGGCAGTTAGGCATAACCCGGGAACACCTGGCCACTGCCCTGCAGTATGCCTATGACGGCACCCCCGTCGGTCGCTACCGCGACGGCATACGCATCCTGCCCATATTGATGCGCGCGCCGGAAGCGGAACGTGAGGATCCCGGCAACCTGCAGGACATCACCATCTGGAGCCCGGCCCTGAACCAGTCGGTTGCCGCCGCTCAGGTGGTCAGCGGTTACGAAACCCTTTTCGAAAACACGATCCTACGCTCCCGTGACCGCATCCAGACCATCACCGCCTCATGCAATTCGATAGAGGAGTTGGCCACACCCCTGTTCAATCAATTGAAACCGCAGATCGAGGCAATGCAACTGCCGCCGGGCTACAGCCTGTCATGGGGTGGTGAATACGAGGATTCGAGCAAGGCCCAGGGTGGGCTGATGCGTGCACTGCCGATAGGATTTCTGCTGATGATACTGGTCACCATCCTGTTGTTCGGCAAGGTGCGGCAACCCCTGTTGATCTGGCTTACGGTGCCCTTGGCGGTGGTCGGCATTACCGCCGGGCTGCTGTTGTTCAATGGCGCCTTCGACTTCATGTCCCTGCTTGGGGCGCTCTCATTGATCGGCCTGCTGATCAAGAACGCCATTGTCCTGATCGACGAAATCGATCAGCAGAACTCACAGGGGAAAGCACACTACAGTGCGATTCTCGATTCAACCGTCAGCCGCCTGCGGCCGGTCGTGCTTGCCGCTGCCACCACCATACTGGGACTGATTCCCCTGTTACAGGATGTCTTCTTCGTCAACATGTCGCTGACCATCATGGTGGGACTGGGATTCGCCACTCTGCTGACACTGCTGTTCGTGCCAACCCTGTATGCGATTCTTTTCGGTATCAAGCCATCGTCGGGATAAGGCGGGTTGGCTATAGCTCACAAGCGGTGCATAAATCGATGTGGACGCGGCAAGTAGTGGTTTTCATGATTCAGTGAGAGCAGTACATGGCGTGTTCTGCCGACAATCTCTTGTCTCGGCACAAACCCGATCACCCTCGAATCCGCACTGTTGTCCCGGTTGTCGCCCAACACCAGATAGTGACCGTCAGGCACCTTGACAGGTGGAAAACCGGACAGCCCGCT
This sequence is a window from Candidatus Thiodiazotropha sp. LNASS1. Protein-coding genes within it:
- a CDS encoding efflux RND transporter periplasmic adaptor subunit, which produces MHGCTFRSLGLVLIAAAIGGCEKPPPPDIKNVIRPVKSFVVEQAGSSDVRSFPARIDAGRKAELAFRVAGKVTQLSVKEGDRVEAGQLIASLDITDYRIVYNNRKANFDKAKKDYARAKELVTKGHISKMDYDRLEADFKSAQSALESAQQELNYTKLTAPFNGVIARRHIENFEEVQAKQVVLDLQDITLLEVKFDVPESQLRELQPDRESPQAKRNQIPVSVSFPDLPGKSYPLTFREVSTKADAKTQTFQVTYTMARADDVTILPGMTANATVDLSGFLNKSQRHLVPATAIAGDSNLDPKAWVIDEQNMTVKSRKVTIGRLLGSRIEVLEGLKAGERIVSAGTPFLLEDMKVRLLPDREQAEPRTRRQNSQ
- a CDS encoding EAL domain-containing protein, whose product is MTRNKHADQSHELRHYQCDEYPHELFQQLDFGVAVYQPIEDGRDFIFVDINPAVEKTDRVKREELLGRCLTEVFPGVEEFGLLDVMRRVMKSGVSESFGPTEYHDERIRGWRLNHVYRLPCGYVTAVYEDVTNEVEAESALKASEERYRLLTESSLDGVWDWDLEHNRLYLSPRWKMQLGYQDHELENQLDTWKDRLHPDDQSRVMEHLEQYLASPEPIWREEFRLRHKNGAYIWMMARGSAVTDSENTVVRILGVHIDINRRKQAEAASALIQRRLEASLELTKRAPSVSEKEIIQTALEQASQLTQSSMGYLHFVNDDQETIELVTWSKQTLLHCNAAFDSHYPLSKAGVWADCVRKRKPQIHNDYQAMDNRKGYPEGHIHLLRHLSVPVIDDDKVRLVIGVGNKIEPYSDLDVQQVTMLVSDLWRLIEKKRIDEKLKQAAAVFESTQEAVTITDTGPHIIAVNRAFCEITGYQENEVLGHNPSVLKSGRHDESFYRKMWDQLTTSGNWQGEIWNRRKSGEVYPEWLNISAIQDDDGVTTHYVAVFSDISALKQSEQQLEHLAHYDPLTGLPNRILLFSRIDHALQRARRNGSEVALLFLDLDNFKVVNDSLGHPAGDKLLRLLAERFTKRLRGGDTIARIGGDEFVILIEDVVTEAVIADIAQSVLDEIKEPVHIEGHDFSVGGSVGISIYPQNGKTATDLIKNADAAMYLAKESGRNSFKFYTPKLTQKARLRLRMESELHNALQSNEIIPYYQPIVRVSDGKIVGAEALARWNRNGGELIMPVKFIPIAEESGQIDQIASVILRQVCEDLLSWLVPDTLPFKVAVNLSPHQFRNVGLIREIADNLSKFNISGERLELELTETVLMHDTEQSIKKIGQLSEMGVTMAIDDFGTGYSSLAYLTRFPIDKLKIDRSFINKMQNEEESEEIVSTIHAMARNLNMHVTAEGVETALQLAKLRHLGCDYYQGYFFSRPVPAAKFCELLQDST
- a CDS encoding efflux RND transporter permease subunit; translated protein: MNIGEYSVRTPVISWLLVIIMLGGGLWAFERIGKLEDPAFTIKMAKIITYYPGASAKQVQDEVTYHVEDAIQRMEQVKQIKMSISRPGVSDIQIEFKDKYRAEDFPNIFDELRRKVADMKGRLPPGAQNPIVIDDFGDVFGVYLALTGEGYSWRDLWDFADAFKRQLVLVPGIRKISIGGAQKEVVYVDVSRAQMGELGISPSQISQILESQNVVVTAGNASVGNEYLRIEPTGEFDSVKAIGDVMIGSEDKKLVYLKDIAEITRAYEEIPSQMYYVNGKPALTLGISMQAGENVVAVGERLRQRVMELIPTMPIGIQLVEIYNQPAEVDKSVGGFLVSVGQAVAIVILVLLLFMGLRVGLIIGSVLLITVAGTLFIMYLDGIELQRISLGALVIALGMLVDNAIVVAEGMLVRIQAGMQATDAARETVGKTIWALLGGTIIGILAFSAIGLSPDSTGEFANSLFWVILYSLLLSWVTAITTTPLLCALLLKPGQPGGEHATDPYSGPIFTIFRGIVDRAIRLRWITVGMVIALFFLAVFGFGSVKQAFFPESNTPLFFVDIWEIEGTDIRKTREDTLRVEAFIREQEGVVQTTAAIGGPHQRYTLVYDPREISPAYAQIIVKTDTLEQIPEIWKKVERYMREQLPWTDPIIKSMRIGPGRDSKIEVRFHGPDPAVLRGLSQQAQGIMHDDPRSKDVRDDWRQPVKLIRPIFNEQVGRQLGITREHLATALQYAYDGTPVGRYRDGIRILPILMRAPEAEREDPGNLQDITIWSPALNQSVAAAQVVSGYETLFENTILRSRDRIQTITASCNSIEELATPLFNQLKPQIEAMQLPPGYSLSWGGEYEDSSKAQGGLMRALPIGFLLMILVTILLFGKVRQPLLIWLTVPLAVVGITAGLLLFNGAFDFMSLLGALSLIGLLIKNAIVLIDEIDQQNSQGKAHYSAILDSTVSRLRPVVLAAATTILGLIPLLQDVFFVNMSLTIMVGLGFATLLTLLFVPTLYAILFGIKPSSG